A genomic window from Algoriphagus sp. Y33 includes:
- a CDS encoding glycosyltransferase family 4 protein has translation MKIVYINSLYSPLIEGGAEISLKLIVEGMKSLGHEVVVLSLMPEKGLKKEQVDGVTVYRAGLQNAYWPYSKAKKNKLSRLAWHYRDQSNEAMAKVVKEIMVTEKPDIASCHNLAGWSAAVWAPIYKAEIPIVQVLHDLYLLCPNSNMFKNEQTCENQCFSCKLLRTNHAEISKQISAVVGISNSILQRFVDFGYFVNASKHIIYNTRTVPTPKLKLPRRTGQPIRFGYLGTLSKVKGLEWLIGQFKKLDFNAGLSIAGKGDMGYEKHLKEISSGDAITFVGYVDSTEFLAEIDVLIVPSLWEEPLGMVAIEALANHVPVIANKRGGLQETVKDGVNGLYCHDSAPDSLSKAMSKLYDNPKLYNQFSTAARASVASILDADRMIGEYETVLKETLKKYKLEVSL, from the coding sequence ATGAAAATAGTGTACATCAATTCTCTTTACAGTCCGCTGATCGAAGGTGGTGCGGAGATTTCCCTGAAGCTGATCGTGGAAGGAATGAAATCTCTGGGGCATGAGGTAGTGGTCTTGAGTCTGATGCCGGAGAAAGGGCTAAAAAAAGAACAGGTAGATGGAGTGACAGTATATAGAGCAGGGCTGCAAAATGCCTATTGGCCTTATTCAAAAGCTAAAAAAAATAAGCTTTCCCGACTTGCCTGGCACTACCGTGACCAATCAAATGAGGCTATGGCCAAGGTAGTGAAAGAAATTATGGTTACTGAAAAACCGGATATAGCCTCTTGTCATAACCTTGCAGGATGGTCTGCCGCGGTATGGGCTCCGATTTATAAGGCAGAAATCCCTATTGTTCAGGTTTTACATGACCTGTACCTGCTTTGCCCAAACAGTAACATGTTTAAAAACGAGCAGACTTGTGAAAATCAATGCTTCAGTTGCAAACTTTTACGCACTAATCACGCAGAGATATCAAAGCAAATTTCGGCAGTAGTAGGTATCAGCAACAGTATTTTGCAGCGATTTGTGGATTTTGGCTACTTCGTAAACGCTTCTAAGCACATTATTTATAATACCCGTACTGTGCCTACCCCGAAGCTTAAACTTCCTCGCCGGACAGGGCAGCCTATAAGATTTGGTTATTTAGGCACTCTTTCTAAAGTCAAAGGGTTGGAATGGCTAATTGGGCAGTTTAAGAAACTGGATTTTAATGCAGGCTTGAGCATTGCGGGAAAAGGTGATATGGGATACGAGAAGCATTTGAAAGAAATTTCCTCAGGAGACGCTATCACGTTTGTAGGCTATGTGGATTCTACTGAATTCCTTGCTGAAATTGATGTTTTGATAGTGCCGTCACTTTGGGAAGAGCCACTGGGAATGGTTGCGATTGAAGCTTTAGCCAACCACGTACCTGTCATCGCCAATAAGAGAGGCGGCCTGCAAGAGACTGTAAAAGACGGAGTCAACGGCTTGTATTGCCATGACAGTGCCCCAGACTCTCTGAGCAAGGCAATGAGCAAGCTTTATGATAATCCTAAGCTATACAATCAGTTCAGCACTGCTGCCCGTGCATCTGTGGCTTCCATTCTGGATGCGGATAGGATGATCGGAGAATATGAAACAGTATTGAAAGAGACCTTGAAAAAGTACAAACTCGAAGTTTCACTATGA